A window of the Gossypium hirsutum isolate 1008001.06 chromosome A05, Gossypium_hirsutum_v2.1, whole genome shotgun sequence genome harbors these coding sequences:
- the LOC107918025 gene encoding E3 ubiquitin-protein ligase RGLG5, whose product MGGKSSKDSSGRAYPTSRSGGSDSWSRYGYPPQSGYPPQTPYYTPQHHHAPPHSSNYGLQTLHRGHKIVKYSRIADNYETLDQVTAALAQAGLESSNLIVGIDFTKSNEWTGARSFNRKSLHHIGNGQNPYEQAISIIGQSLSAFDEDNLIPCYGFGDASTHDQDVFSFYPEERFCNGFEEVLARYREIVPQLRLAGPTSFAPIIEMAMTIVEQSGGQYHVLLIIADGQVTRSVDTQHGQLSPQEQKTIDAIVRASEFPLSIVLVGVGDGPWDMMREFDDNIPARAFDNFQFVNFTEIMSKNTDSSRKQAEFALSALMEIPAQYKATIELGLLGQRKGNTFERVPLPPPMYGASSFNNPKSYSRSSSFQQDPSPYSQSGSFKQNPSPYSRSSSFQQNIPPYSGYDTSAATATGPSSSSVYDHQICPICLGNPKDMAFGCGHQTCCDCGEDLQVCPICRSAIQTRIRLY is encoded by the exons ATGGGAGGAAAAAGCTCAAAGGATTCTAGTGGAAGAGCGTATCCGACAAGTAGGTCCGGTGGTTCAGATTCATGGAGTCGTTACGGATATCCACCGCAATCAGGATATCCTCCACAGACTCCTTACTATACACCACAGCATCACCATGCTCCACCTCACTCAAGTAATTACGGATTGCAAACACTCCATCGCGGGCATAAGATTGTGAAATACTCAAGGATAGCTGATAACTACGAAACTTTGGACCAG GTTACTGCTGCCCTCGCACAAGCTGGCCTTGAGTCCTCTAACCTCATCGTTGGTATCGATTTCACAAAAAGCAACGAATGGACAG GTGCAAGGTCATTCAACCGCAAAAGCTTGCATCACATCGGGAATGGCCAAAATCCCTATGAACAAGCTATATCAATTATTGGACAGAGCTTATCCGCTTTTGATGAGGATAACTTAATTCCATGTTATGGATTCGGAGATG CGTCAACACATGATCAAGATGTCTTCAGTTTCTATCCAGAAGAGAGATTCTGCAATGGATTTGAGGAGGTGCTTGCACGATACAGAGAAATTGTTCCCCAGCTTCGACTCGCAG GGCCAACATCCTTTGCACCCATCATTGAAATGGCCATGACTATTGTCGAGCAAAGTGGTGGTCAATACCATGTTTTGCTGATAATTGCCGATGGACAG GTGACTCGAAGTGTTGACACACAGCATGGTCAGCTTAGCCCCCAAGAGCAAAAGACAATCGATGCAATCGTTAGAGCAAG TGAATTCCCCTTGTCTATTGTCCTAGTTGGGGTTGGTGATGGACCTTGGGACATGATGAGGGAGTTTGATGATAACATCCCTGCTCGTGCTTTCGACAATTTTCAG TTTGTGAACTTCACAGAGATTATGTCGAAGAATACAGATTCATCGAGAAAGCAGGCAGAATTCGCTCTTTCAGCCTTGATGGAAATTCCTGCTCAGTATAAAGCAACTATTGAGCTTGGCCTGTTGGG ACAAAGAAAGGGAAATACTTTTGAGAGAGTTCCTCTCCCTCCTCCCATGTACGGTGCCTCATCTTTCAATAACCCGAAGTCTTATTCTCGCTCAAGCAGTTTTCAGCAGGATCCATCTCCGTATTCTCAATCTGGCAGTTTTAAGCAAAATCCATCTCCCTATTCTCGCTCAAGCAGTTTTCAGCAAAATATACCTCCGTATTCTGGATATGATACCTCTGCTGCCACAGCCACAGGTCCATCTTCGAGCTCCGTTTACGATCATCAG ATTTGCCCCATTTGTCTTGGTAATCCGAAGGACATGGCCTTTGGTTGCGGACATCAG ACTTGTTGTGACTGCGGAGAAGACCTCCAAGTCTGCCCCATATGTCGGAGTGCGATCCAAACTCGGATCCGGCTTTATTGA